A stretch of Lactuca sativa cultivar Salinas chromosome 6, Lsat_Salinas_v11, whole genome shotgun sequence DNA encodes these proteins:
- the LOC111901166 gene encoding NAC domain-containing protein 71, which translates to MGGATLPPGFRFHPTDEELIGYYLKRKIEGIEIELEVIPVIELYKFDPWELPDKSFLPKRDMEWFFFVPRDRKYPNGSRTNRATNAGYWKATGKDRKVFSRDRSSLVGYRKTLVFYRGRAPLGDRTDWVMHEYRLCDDVSGGAPSFQGPYALCRVTKKNESKISYVNSEPKTMEVGSSSNGVINEPMVLQTSTRIGDESNLSSPPTSYEKISMSENKPTSSIGLNNYESFWVSPDLILDSSKEKSKGQEGHFGNFTMNEIPHSMSPWLPNHQFEISPSSSYSNFTDEVELVDDLSRFAYMSPYSRNQSFTGIFGSEDQFPFEFYG; encoded by the exons atgggAGGGGCGACATTGCCACCAGGGTTTCGGTTTCATCCAACAGATGAAGAATTAATCGGGTATTACCTTAAAAGAAAGATCGAAGGGATTGAAATTGAACTCGAAGTGATTCCAGTTATCGAATTGTACAAGTTTGATCCATGGGAATTGCCTG ataaatcttttcttccaaaacGCGATATGGAGTGGTTCTTTTTTGTGCCACGTGATCGTAAGTACCCAAATGGATCGCGTACAAATAGAGCTACAAATGCGGGGTATTGGAAAGCCACAGGAAAAGATCGAAAAGTGTTTTCAAGAGATCGATCTTCTTTGGTGGGGTATcgtaaaaccctagttttttatCGTGGTAGAGCACCATTAGGTGATCGTACGGATTGGGTGATGCATGAGTATCGATTATGTGATGATGTTTCGGGAGGTGCACCAAGTTTTCAG GGACCTTATGCATTGTGTCGTGTGACAAAAAAGAACGAGTCAAAAATAAGCTATGTTAATAGTGAACCGAAAACCATGGAAGTTGGAAGTAGTTCTAATGGGGTTATAAATGAGCCAATGGTTCTTCAAACAAGCACCCGTATAGGCGATGAGAGTAATTTATCAAGTCCTCCAACTTCTTATGAGAAAATTTCTATGTCCGAGAACAAACCAACTTCATCAATAGGCCTCAACAATTACGAAAGCTTTTGGGTCTCACCCGATTTGATTCTTGATTCTTCCAAG GAAAAGTCAAAAGGACAAGAAGGCCACTTCGGGAATTTCACAATGAACGAGATACCACACTCGATGAGTCCATGGCTACCTAATCACCAATTTGAGATCTCACCAAGTTCATCATACTCGAATTTTACAGATGAAGTTGAACTTGTTGATGATCTAAGTCGATTTGCATACATGTCACCATATTCAAGAAACCAAAGCTTTACGGGAATATTTGGAAGTGAAGATCAGTTTCCATTTGAGTTTTATGGATGA